In the SAR324 cluster bacterium genome, TCCCCCTTGCCAGGCCACAACACTGTTCTCAGTGAATCGCTGGTTACTTCCAGAATCAGGCCACTGGTAGACCGTAATAAAATAGTATTTCCAGGGGCGACATCAACCCGGATTGAACGTTCCGCGCTGAAAATTTCCGGAAGTGATATTGAACAGGCCGTATCCAGGCATATTCAGTCTCAGAATCCCAATGAAGAAATCAAAACCAAATTTATATCGAGTATCCAGGATGTTCTGGTTCCCAAAGGTGAATTGACCTATGAAGTTGGAACAAAACGCGAGTATAAAAAAGAGGGTGGATATCGCACCTATGACATGGTTTTTTATATTGATGGGAAAATAGTCAAAACCGTCCCTGTCAGGGTTTACGTGAAAGTTTACAAGGACATTGTGGTGGCAAAAGAAACCATTCATCGTAATGAAGTGATTGAAGAAAGCGATTTGACCACCGTCAAGCGGAATGTGGACCGATTGCCCGCAACCTATGTGGAAGACAAAAATCATTTGATTGGTAAAATTGCAAAAAGAGTGATTGGACCTGAAGAAATTCTCAAAGAAAATTCGGTGACTACCGCGCCGATTGTCAATTCGGGTGATCGTTTGCTGATTGTGTTTGATACACCAACGATCCGGTTAACGGCTCCTGGAATCGCAATGTCTAAAGGCCGTATGGGGGATCGGATTCCAGTTCGGAATATAGACAGCAAAACGATTGTTTTCGCCAAAGTTTCCAATAAAAATGTGGTTGAAGTTCAATGACATACTGCTCCTCTCATAGAGATACTCTTATGAAAAGTTTTGTCTCACTGCTGATGGTTCTGGTTTTACTGGGAGGATGTCAGCCTCTTGCCAGAAAGTCCGGTCCGCAAATGCCAATGACAACGCAGCAAAATCAGGTAAATACTGTCGCAGAACAGGCGACACCCAAACCTTCTCCCAAAAACACCAGACGGCCACAGATTTCGTCCAGATCCAATCTCTATGAAGGATCATTGTGGCGTGATGAAGCTTCTTTCGGAAACTTGTGGCGTGACCATCGTGCCCGTTTTAATAATGACCTCCTGACAATTGTGGAAGTGAATAAAATTGTCACTGTTCCTCCAGCCAAGGAAAAACCGGCTGAAACTACAGGCGCTCCTAGTGATGTCGTGCAAAAAGCCAATCTGGTGCTGGAAGCTCTCTCTTTGCGAGATATGATTGAGGAAGAACAAAATGATATTTTGCGATCGCTTGATTCGATATCCGCTGAAGTGATCAAGGTTCTACCCAACGGCAATATGCTGATTCGAGGAAAAAAAACCGATCTTCGCCAACGGAATCAAATCCGGTATGTGACGACAGTTACAGGTATTCTTCGTCCGGCGGATGTCACACAGGCAAACGTTGTTTCCGCATCCAAACTGGCTTATCCCGAAGTCAAGATAAGCCGGCAGATTCAGGGCTCACTGGTTAGGGAACGTCTGGACAAACTCAAACCTTTGCTTGGTCAGCAAAAGGCTGGTTTGATGGGACGGATTACCGATTTTACCAAAGCGGATAACCGTCAGGCCAAATAAGGTTCAAGGTATGAGTTGGTTCTGGCGCGGATCGCTATGGTTGGTAATCTTCTTCTTTCTTTCAGGCTGCTTTGTCCCGAGAACGGTGCCAGAGTCTGATGATCAAAAATGCCGGTTGGTCACCAGAAAAATGACACTGGATCTGGCGGATCGTACCAATTCTGATCTGGCCGTGAGGGCCAGTGGTGAGGCCATGACACGCTCCATGTCCCAATGTGATAAACCGGAATGCATGCTGATCATCCCTCTCAGTATGCTTGCCATCCCCATCGGTTCTCTGATTGTTTCCGGAAGTATCGTGGCCGTTGGAAATACGGTGCACTGGATTGAACAGCAGGGACGTTGTGATGAAAGTGAAGTTCAGACTGCCCTTCAGACTCTGGCTGATTCTTTACGGAGTTTAGGGGGAATTATCCTGGATACCGGTCAGAATTTCATGCGCTGGTTTGAAGCGCAAATCCTATAGATCCTTCCTCATTTTCTTTCCAGAATGCTCACTCTCAAATATGTATAATCTGCCCTGTCTTCACCATTTTAATGTGGCTTCTGATTAAACTGGCAAAAAAGGACTGATTTTCGCATGATATATTTCATGGAATACTTTTTTTACTCGACAGTGGTAAGTTCTCAGCTTTCAATTCTCAGCTTTTTTTGAACCGTTTGAAATTATTATGATTTTCATATAAGCATAAAATTTTTTGAAAATTTTATATTCAGGAAACCTTTAATTTCAAAAACTTACTAAAAGTTGAATGCTGATAACTGAAAACTTACAACTCTTGAGTTTTTTAAATTAATTTTTTACAGCATATGGTCATGGCTCGTCTTGAAGATACACTCACACTGCCCGAAACCACTAAAATTCCACAAACCCTGAATTGGGTTGAATCTGTGGCTAAAGCGCTCAATACGGAAGAAATTCAGACATACAGCAAATTGATCAGCCAGATGTTACGTGAAAACAATGGATTATCAATCAAGATAAAGCTTCTTGCGTTGAGTGTTCTGAAAACATTTTCTCATCTTTCCAAAGATCAATCATTGCTTGTTGAGCAATCCAAAAATATTCCGTTGTCGGGCAATCGTGAAATATATTATCAGGTGCCATTTCTTCCAGAATTGACCATTGCTTCGGATCAATTGTTTCAGTGGTATCAGAAAGAAGCCAAATGGGTGCTCACGATCAAACGCGATCGTGGAGAATATTCCGCACTGAAATTAATGATCTATCTATATGAGGCGATGCTATTTCAGATGAGTACCCACAAGCAATTGCAGAAACAATATCTGACCATTGCCGGAAATCTTTTTAAGACCATCCGGGAAAATATGGAGAGTATGGAAACCGCTTTCCAGAACAAGGACACCACGCATCCCTGGTTCAGTCCGGAATCTGCCGGAGATTATAAACGGGTCGCGATGTTGTGGAAAGAAACATTGGATGTCACAACGATTCGCCATGGTCAGAAAATACCATCAGCGATGCGTCAGGCTACTGGAAAAATGCCCTTTGACTGGGTTGAACTCTTAAAAATCAACCATGCCAGCAAAGTGACCATTCTGAATATTGTCTATCCGTTGAATGGTCTGGAATCCCAATGCCGTGAAATTCGAACATACAGTTCCTATCTTCTGCATTTGGTGAGTCAGGACCGTCCAGAGTTTTTACATTCGCTGACGCATACCAGGGTGGCACAAAGCTTCATGAATCGGTTGAAAATCGCCTGGCAGTTGAAACAGAACTGGCCTCAATTGCCTCAAAATCTTCAGGAATCGGATCTGCGAGAGCTGTTGATGGTTCTGATGGAACAGGCCATCAACAGCTTGGCGACACACCACAAGGTTAAAATAAAGGCGCAAAACAAACTGGCGGAAAAATTCAATGATTTTGGCGAGCAGGTGCAAACCCGGAAGGAGATTGTCGTGGTTGGACCTGAAATGGAAATTGAAGAAGTTGCACAGCCTGAACCGGCGTTGCCCTCACCAAACCCGGAAAAGGTTGTCACGGAATCTTCAAGGGTGGAAAAAACGGAAGCCCCGGCAATTGTGGCAAGCACAAAGTCAGATGAACCGCAAGCCCTCGAAAAGGCGCCTTTGGCGGAAGCGGAGGAACAACAACAGGATGATGTTCCACCGATTGCCACGGATTTTGAACCGATTACCGATGAGATGGAATTCGGTATGGGAATACAAACGATGCCATATGTTTTTCCATTTGATTATAGTAACTTGAAAGAAGAAGTCCCACTTCAGTATTTTCCTGATATCAAATGGGATCAACTCAAATGGAGTGACATGCGGGCTGGTGAAACCCATGTTTTTAACGGAGTCACCCGCGTGTTTATCAAAAAACTCGAAACCATTGAAACCTATCGCTATGACATTTACACTCCAGAAGAGTTTGAGTTGATAAAACCGGCACCCAATTATTATTGTTTTATTTTGAAACAAGCAGTTGGCGATCGATTATTTTATTATGTTGCGATTAAAAAAGCAGGCCTGGTTCCCGGCAAAAACATCGCATGGGTTCAAATCAAACTCAGTGAACGGTTTATGGCACACATTGATAAAGCCTATTTTATGATTTTCCCCAAACCTTATAACCAGCATATCTTTGTCATTCCCCGATAAAGTCTTCGACAGTTGTAAGCTCTCGGCTTTCAGTGGTCAGACCGACAGTGTACCTCTGAATCAATTCTTGGTGGCGGTTGGGGGGCCTGGACAATTTAAAAAACTGTAAACTGACGGCTGATAGCAGAAGGCTTCAATAAGCCAGAATCAGCCTGAAAAAGAAACTGGCATCAATGTTGTGCGGTTCCCAGGTGACATTGTTGACCAATCCCGTTTCCACATTCAAATTTTCGCCAACCGCGATTCGGATGGCCAGAGCCCGTTCCCGCAAATCATGATGCAGACTCTCCCTGCCATCTTTGGGGAAGATGGTGGAATAAAACAGGTCCTGAATCAGAAAATAAGTATACTCTGAGAGTTGGAATACAAATCCCAGAAAAAAGAAATTGAGAGGAGTGGGGGATTTCTCAAAACGTGGTTTGTGGGAGATGGTTTGTGCTCGGCCCACATGAAGTGCCCAGGTATCTCCCAGATAAGATGATTCAAGAGCCATGTTGTAATCGTTAAAATCAGGAGATGTCTCCTTGGATACTGTATTGAGAGTTTCCAGATATTGGTCTTCAAAGTTGGAGGCAAGTTTGAAAGAGAACGCAAAATGTTCACTCTGAATCAGCGTTTGTTTGAGGGACAAGGTGCGTGATTCAATTTGGTATTCATGGGTTGGTTGATCCTGAAAATACACAAATTTTTGTTCCTCATTATCCCAGACAAAAATGCTGAATGAATCCCGGCTTGCCTGGTTGCGTTCATCGCTCATGCCCCACAAACGATGATATTGTTCAATCACCCGATCCAGTTCGCCCCCACGGAAATAAATATCCCGATAGGCCCACTGTATCTCGGTAGAACTACCCCATTGCAAGCTGAACAGGGCAATCCGTCGCAGGTATTCTCCATCCTGAAAAATGGAATAGCCACGGCCTTTGCAGTTCCAGTCATAAGCAGGTAATTCAACATGATATCCTTCACAGCGTTTGAACCGTATGGGAAAGTCTTCTGGAGGGCCATCTACGCCTACATTCACGCTCTTTTCAAAAAAATTTACATGGTAATATCCCAAGTCCAGAATCGCCCATTGACTATCCTTTTGTCCGGCGGTATCTGGCATGTAAAGTGTATTTACAAAAAAAAGTGGATGCTGGGGGCCAATGGACAAGGGACGATACATATAAAAAGAATTCAAACCCCATGCGTTTGATATGTAGATCAGCCAGAAGATTCCCCCCAAAACAAAGCGAATGGTCATCATGATGCTCCGGAAAAGTGAATATTTGCAGAAATGCAACAAACATTCCCATCTCTTGACATTCCTCCTGGTACTATCCCTGGCAGAAAGTTGTGCTGTGGAATCCGCCAAAGCCAAACTTCAGCTTAAAATTATGCCTTCCACCACGATCCATGTTGGCGAAACACTGACCCTTGATGCCTCTGAGTCGGTTTATGATCTGATTGCCTGGAAACTCGATGGCGTGATCTATGGCCCCTGTCAAACTGAAGAAGTGTGTGAACTCACGTTTGATCAGCCTGGATTTCATGAAATGCTGGTGGAAGTGACGATGGATTCAAAACCTGATGTGCTGGGTGTTTCTAAAACCAGGCATTCCATCGATGAACAATTACTGGAAATCACCGTTCTGCCTTAATTTTTTGTAAGATCACTGTTTACATGTTTGGACAGTCCGTCCATTATTTATCAAAGATTCCATAACAAAATCTTGAAAGGTATAATTCTTTCTTTGCCAATCGAGGTGTTGATTTTTGAGGTCATTTGCGCTTAAAGTTTAGTTAGGCCTTCAACTTTTAAGAGGATGAATCATGATGATGCATGAAAACATGCTATGTTTGTATAAGCAATAACAAGTGATGATACCCGTTATGGAGCAAGAATGAGTCTTTTTTCCAAAATGGTCGGAAAGAAAAGCTCTCCCACATCGGCAAAAAAAGGGGTGACGCCAGCAAAAACGGCTGTAACTCCGCAAAAAAACAAAACAACCTCTGTTAAAAACACACTCGCTCCAGTTGTATCTGAAAAAGATAATTTTTCCAAAAAATCTCCCCAATATTCTCAACAACTGGAATCCCTGAAAGGACTGCATCAATGGTTTTTTCCGGGGGCTGTTCCTGAGGAAATGAATGAACTTCTGCCCAAAATATTACGAGTACTTCAGGATTACACGATCACTGAGGCTCTGGAGCAATCTTATCCTGCGGATAGTCTGAATGATTATAAAAATTATGCTGAACTTGAATTCAAGACGATGGGAGAGACCAACAGATTGCGTTGCCAGAGTCTTTTGGAACTAGCCGAAGAAAATTTGCGGAAAGTGATTTTTGAACTAATTATTTTGTTTCATATTAACCCTGAAAATACCGCACCTGTGGAGGTTACCCCGAAAACCAGGCATTTTGATGAAGCCGGGCGCCCTGTTGTTCAAAAATACTCCTTTGATATTTTTCCCTCTGGTTGCATTTCAGGAATTGAGGGCATCACGCGTTTTCTTCCGAAAGAGAGTATTGAAAATAAGGGTGGTTTGTATGATGTGTTGAAATTCGAATATCCATCGCTCATGGAGCACTTCCAGAAAAAACAGGGGCCGTTTGCGATCAAGGCCTTGACCACACTGGGCAGTCTTGGCGGCATTGGTCATAAACAGGATTCAGATATTGACGCGCAGATTGTGATCAACAGCAGTCCTGAATACAATTATCGATGGAATGATGGTGATTTTTTTATTGCAATCCTTACCAAGGTTTTGTGTCGTGTTCAGGCCTATTTCTGGAACAGTGTACTGAGCGAAGGGGAGCGAAACGTTATTAAAAATCAGGCCTTCCAGATTCTTCAAAAGAGGGTTGGAGGCGCTGTGCCCCTGGAGGATCACAAACTGATTCCAGAGATCTTCCCCAGTTCCATTCAGCATGAAATCTTTCGTTTGAGTTGGGACCGCTTCCTGGTAATTCCTCAAAAGCAGCAAACAGCCATCATCTGGAAAGAGTTGGCTGAGACGATTTCCGTGTTTCCTCATATTTCAGCATATCTGCAGTGTTTCATCGATTTTTTCCCGTTTTTACAGCAGGTTCCCAAGGAAAAAGTGCATCTACGGTGTCTGCCGTTTTATAAAGAGCAGATCGACCAAAATGCTGTTGTGCAGTGGCTTTCGGGATTCTATGCGGACGCAATGAATCCCAACGATAGAGATCTGTTGCTGAAATACATTGCCAAAAAGAAAAATATTTCAGTGGACCAGATTCCACCGAAACTCAAGTATGCGGTGTTTCTGGATCATTTGACCAAGTCTCCTTCCCGCTGGTCCATTCTCAACGAATTTCTGAATTATCTGTCAGAACGCATTCCCTTTCATCAAAGCAAAACATCTCTGACAAAAATTATTCCGATTCTGCGTGAGATGTATGATCCTCAAAACCGGTTTTTTAACAATACCAGGATTGAGGCCATCCAGGAACAGAGCAAACAACGTTTTCGCAATCAGATGGTAGTCCTGATTGAGGAATACGAAGATTGGGAAGCACAGAAAGGCGAAGCGGTTCATGAAATTAATTTTTATAAAAAGACCAAGGTGGTTGAGCAGTATTTGAGCATGAAATATCCGGATGTGGAAATTCATTTGTTTAC is a window encoding:
- the flgA gene encoding flagellar basal body P-ring formation protein FlgA encodes the protein MKTLFSLSAVVLVAVLLSGLSSVYAAPIQEKRAGYQKRQEKRSQEVAPESQIRILLPESTVVDGETYKLSEVSQIQGEDFDLIEKLNEVEIGRSPLPGHNTVLSESLVTSRIRPLVDRNKIVFPGATSTRIERSALKISGSDIEQAVSRHIQSQNPNEEIKTKFISSIQDVLVPKGELTYEVGTKREYKKEGGYRTYDMVFYIDGKIVKTVPVRVYVKVYKDIVVAKETIHRNEVIEESDLTTVKRNVDRLPATYVEDKNHLIGKIAKRVIGPEEILKENSVTTAPIVNSGDRLLIVFDTPTIRLTAPGIAMSKGRMGDRIPVRNIDSKTIVFAKVSNKNVVEVQ
- a CDS encoding DUF3187 family protein — its product is MMTIRFVLGGIFWLIYISNAWGLNSFYMYRPLSIGPQHPLFFVNTLYMPDTAGQKDSQWAILDLGYYHVNFFEKSVNVGVDGPPEDFPIRFKRCEGYHVELPAYDWNCKGRGYSIFQDGEYLRRIALFSLQWGSSTEIQWAYRDIYFRGGELDRVIEQYHRLWGMSDERNQASRDSFSIFVWDNEEQKFVYFQDQPTHEYQIESRTLSLKQTLIQSEHFAFSFKLASNFEDQYLETLNTVSKETSPDFNDYNMALESSYLGDTWALHVGRAQTISHKPRFEKSPTPLNFFFLGFVFQLSEYTYFLIQDLFYSTIFPKDGRESLHHDLRERALAIRIAVGENLNVETGLVNNVTWEPHNIDASFFFRLILAY
- a CDS encoding flagellar basal body L-ring protein FlgH; this encodes MTYCSSHRDTLMKSFVSLLMVLVLLGGCQPLARKSGPQMPMTTQQNQVNTVAEQATPKPSPKNTRRPQISSRSNLYEGSLWRDEASFGNLWRDHRARFNNDLLTIVEVNKIVTVPPAKEKPAETTGAPSDVVQKANLVLEALSLRDMIEEEQNDILRSLDSISAEVIKVLPNGNMLIRGKKTDLRQRNQIRYVTTVTGILRPADVTQANVVSASKLAYPEVKISRQIQGSLVRERLDKLKPLLGQQKAGLMGRITDFTKADNRQAK